Genomic segment of Nitrospirae bacterium CG2_30_53_67:
GAAAGATCCGTTTATCTCTTTTTCTGATGGGTCTTGCAAAGCTTTGAGGGAGCCTTTGCTCGGTTCTTGCACTGTTTCCCATCCTTGGTCTTGGCCATGCAGCGCTTGGTGGCCTTCTTGGCTGATTTCCTGACGGCCTTCTTCGCTCCCCTTTTCTTTGCCGTTCTCTTTACTGCTTTCTTTGCTGTCCTCTTCTTTGCTTTTGCCATTTTCTTTCCTCCTTTGTGTTGTTGATAAAAACAACGGAGATATAAAAACGTGGGGTTAACCATTAACCCCTATGACAGAGAGTTAAATAAACTCTCTAACTCAAAATAGCATAACGAAAAAAGGATTGCAAGGAAAAAATGTCAACTTTATTTATTTTTTTTCTGTCATTACTGCAAAACATATAAAACCAAAAACCGAAGGTCCATTCAAAATCCTTTCGTCGCCGTCTTCAGCCTGTGACACTCCTTTAGAGTCCGTGCGCGCTGCATGGATTCGAACGTTCGAGATAGAGGGGAAAATCGAATGCCGGACTATGAATCTCGTTGTGGCACGTCCTGCATCGGTCCTCTGAAACTTTCGATGGAATCGGTTCTCCATCGAGATGGGCTCCGCCGGGCCCATGGCAGGATTCGCACTGCACACCCGAGAGATGCGGGGTCTTGCTCTCGCCCAGGAAACCGCTTGGTGTACGGTACCCCACGACATGGCATACCACGCACTCCGGATCAAACTCGGATTTTTTATTCTTCAGGGTCTCGAAGGCAAAGGCATGCGGGGTGGCGGACCATGTCCGGAAGTTCAGAGGATGGCAGCCTGCACACTGCTTTGCCCCTGCATATCCCGCATCACCGGGCGCGGCTGGAAGAAAAGAGAGATCCTCCGAGAGCCGTTCTTCTCTGACCGTCTGATAAAAGCGCGTCACCTCGTTCTGCGCCTTTTCATCAAGGGGGATATCCTCCGAGACCGGGACCAGGGCGCCTCTGAAATTGACGACCCCTTTTCCCCGGATGACGGTCAGGCTGAGCTCCCCCAAAGACTTCCCGAGGTCCTCCCCGGCAACGGCGATGGTTCCGGCAATCCTTTCAGGTGTCCCGTCCCCTGAGGCATGGCCGATGACCGCGACATCTATCTCGGGGAAGGCCTCCAGAAATTTATTGACATCCATCACGTTGAAATGAATCAGCGCGACCGTCATGTCGCTCTTCTTCTTCATTTCCGGAAGGACCCGCCTCGCGGCCTCGACCGGGTCTTCGATCATGAGATGACCGAGGGACCTTCGATAAACCAGGGACGATACCGTGGAGTCGAGAAACCCGGTCACGGAGATGCGAAGCCCGCCCTTGGTGATGATCCGGTATGACGGGACCCAGCTCGTTCCGTCACGGCCGATCAGGTTTGCGCAGACGAACGGGAATGAAGCTTCCCGGATTCTGTCCAAGAGAAAGGCATCCCCTTGGGCAAAGTCATAGTCGCCGGGGATCGCGGCATCGTACCCCATGAGGCTCATGGCGCGGACCATGGCAGAGGCCTTGTAACCGTAGAACGTTCTGCTCCCGATGAGGGGCGGGAAGGATCCGAAAAAAATATCCCCGGAGTCGAGGAGGAGCGTGTTATCGGAACGGAGACGATCAATCAGGGTTTTTCTCCTGGCCACGCCGCCGAGCTGCGCCTCAGAACACCCGCACCGCTCCAGTTCTCCGTTGACGTTTCCGGTGTAAAGGATCGTGACCGGCGCTTCACCGGATTCATGTGACCGGATCCCGCACGAGGCCGTCGCGAGAAAACCGGTGATAAGCGGGAGGATAAGAAATATTGAAGGGGAGCGCATAGAGGGCTCCTTAGTGGTCCTATTCGTAAATACGGTGGCATTCGAGTGCCGTAGGGCGATCTCCTCGGCGTTCCGCTCCTTGCGGTGTACCAGAGGGGTACGCCTCAGTCGCGCGCCTTGATGAGATCGCCCTACGACCCTCTCGGTACGTCACCATATTTACGAACAGGACCACTTAGAGAACGCCGGTCAGGTCCCGCATGGAGGCCATGCCGTATTGAATCATATAGTCACGGATCCCCTGAATGACCTTGAGAGGGGTCATGGGATCCACGAAATTTGCGGTACCGACGGCCACGGCAGTGGCGCCGGCCAGGAGGAAAGAGACCGCATCCTCGGCATTCATGATCCCCCCCATCCCGATCAACGGGATCTTGACCGCCCGCGCAACCTGATAAACCATACGGAGCGCCACCGGACGGATGGCCGGCCCGGAAAGCCCCCCCATGATGTTGGCCAGTTTGGGTTTTCTGCTGTGGATGTCAATGGCCATGCCGAGCAGGGTGTTGATCAGGGAGACGGCATCGGCCCCTTCCCCCTCGGCCGCACGGGCGAACTCGCTAATATCGGTGACATTGGGCGAGAGCTTGACGATCAGCGGAAGCCTGCACGCCTTGCGGACCGTTTTCACGACGTTTCGTGTCTCGACCGGGTCGGTACCGAAGGCCATCCCCCCCTTCTTGACATTGGGGCAGGAGATGTTGAGCTCGATGCCGTCCACACCCTCCGCGTCATTGAGACAGCGGGCGACCTCGGCATACTCCTCGCAGTCCTGTCCATAGATATTGGCGATGATGCGCGTCTCCCGCCGCCTGAGCAGCGGGAGTTTATCTTCTATAAATGCCCTGACACCGATATTCTGAAGCCCGATGGCGTTGAGCATACCTGCGGGGGTCTCGCAGATCCTGGGGGGAGGGTTCCCGGGCTGAGGATTCAGCGAAAGCCCTTTGACCATGACCCCGCCTAAAGAGGAAAGGTCATAGAATTCGGACATCTCTTCACCGTATCCGAACGTTCCGGACGCCGTGATCACCGGATTCTTCATCCGGATGCCTCCGATGTTGACGGTAAGGTCCGGAGCTGAGGAGGATCTTCTCTTGTTCATCTCATAAATTTCCTTCAAGTGAAATTTTCAGTTTCTGCTGAAAAATTCACTCCCAAAGCACCTCTTCCGCCGGGAATACGGGGCCTTCCCTGCAGACCCTCTCATACCCCCTGGACGTACGGATCACACAACCCATGCAGGTTCCAATGCCGCATCCCATCTCCGACTCCATAGAGACCTCCCCTTGGACCCCCGAGTCCCTGCATAAACGGGCCACAGCTAAGAGCATGGGCTGAGGGCCGCAGGCGTAGACCCGGCACGACCGGTCGATCTTCGCCTTCCCCGGTAAACCGAGGGCAAGTTGGATCCTTTTTCTGAAGACCTCCACGATCATCCCCTGTTCCCCCGCGCTCCCGTCTTCGGTTGCAAGAACCTGGGGTATCCCCTGCTCCTCAAAATCCCGGAGTCCAACCAGTTCGTTCCCGGTTCCGGCGCCGAAGAAGAGGGTCGTATCAATATGTTTTGAACGCAGAATCCGGATCAGCATCTGAAACGGCGCGACACCGATGCCTCCGGCCACCAGCCATGCGGTCTTCACCGTCTTGGGAACGGAAAACCCCGTCCCGAGGGGGCCGATCAAGTCTATCCTGTCTCTCTTTTTCCTTCTTGCGAGCCAGCCGGTGCCTCTTCCCACGACCTTGTAGAGGATCCTGATTCTGCGGTCCATCAGATCATGGATGGAAAAGGCGCGGCGCAGGAGAGGGTCCACACCATCGGAGGTCCTGACCATAATGAACTGTCCAGGGGCAGCGGTTTCCGGAAAGGAGTCTGCGGCGAGCGTCAACCGGAAAATACCGGCGGACACCTCCTCATTCTCAATCACCTCTGAGGTCATTTGTCTGACGGACTTTTTGGACATCGGATATCCAGAACCTCGTAACCAATAATGCCGCTTGGGGCCCGGACCTCGATCTCTTCACCGATCTCCCTGCCGATCATGGCCCTTGCCATCGGAGAAAAGACGGAGATCTTACCATCATTGATTTCAGCTTCATCTTCACCCACGATCTGGTAGGTGACCTCTTTTTCCGTGGCCACGTTGATGAGCGTGACCACCGAGCCGAAGCTGATCTTCCCGGTCGAGATCCTGGTGGGATCAATGACTTCGGCCCTTGCGATTTTGGAATTCAGTTCCGCAATCCGCTTTTCTATGAACCCCTGACGTTCCTTGGCCGCATGATACTCGGCGTTTTCACTTAAGTCTCCATGGGCTCGGGCCTCCTCGATATCCCGCATGATCCGAGGCCTCTCTTCGTTCATGAGCTTTTTTAACTGCTCCTTGAGTTTTGCAAATCCTGCCGGTGTCATGGGAACCTTACCGTTCATTTTTTGACTTCACCTCCTGATTGATGATATTCCTGCAATGGAAGGACATTCATCTCTCCTCCCAGAATGGCTTCGATGCCGTTGACGGCTTCACGCGCCCCTGCTACGGTCGTAAAATACGGAATGGAATAGGTCAAGGCCGTCCGCCGGATCGAATAGGAGTCGAGTTTGGCAGCCGTCCCCGTCGGTGTATTGATCACCAGATCGATCTCATGATTTTTCATCCGGTCCACGATATGGGGCCTTTCTTCGACGACCTTGTTCACCACCTCGGAGATTATGCCGTGTTCCTGAAGGAAGCCTGCCGTACCGCGTGTGGCGATGATCTTAAACCCCATCCTGACCAGCTTTTCCGCTGTCTTGAGGATGGGCTGCTTATCCTTGTTCCGAACACTGATAAAGGCATTTCCGGATCTGGGGAGCAAGGTCCCGGAAGCGATCTGGGCCTTGGCATAGGCGTTTCCGAAACAGCGGTCGATGCCCATGACCTCACCTGTGGATTTCATCTCCGGGCCGAGGATGGTATCCACTCCCGGAAACTTCAGGAAAGGAAAGACCGCCTCCTTGACGCAGACGTAGGGGATCTCACGCTCCTTGGTGAATCCAAGCTCGGAGAGTTTCATCCCGGCCATGAGCTTCGCGCCCAGCTTGGCCAGGGGGACCCCGATGGCCTTGCTGACAAACGGAATGGTCCGTGACGCCCTGGGGTTCACTTCCAGGACAAAGATATCCCTGCCGTGCACGGCAAACTGGATGTTCATCAGGCCGACGACCTTAAGCTCCTTGGCCATGGCCATGGTCTGACGCCGGACCTCGTCAAGGATACCCTTGTCCAGTGAATAAGGAGGGAGCGAACACGCGGAATCTCCGGAGTGCACCCCGGCCTCCTCGATATGTTCCATAATCCCGCCGATGACCACATCGCATCCGTCGGAGACGGCGTCCACATCGATCTCAATAGCGTCCATGACAAATTTATCGATCAGCACGGGATGCATGGAAGAGGCCTGCACGGCCGAGGCCATGTAGGCCCGGATATCCTCGTCATGATAGACGATCATCATGGCCCTGCCGCCCAGGACATAAGAGGGCCTGACCACAACCGGATACCCGATCCGTCCTGCAATCTTCAGGGCCTCCTGAAGAGAAGTGGCCGTGCCGTTTTCAGGTTGTTTCAGGCCCAGATTGTGGAGCAGGCCTTGGAAACGCTCACGGTCCTCGGCTCGGTCTATGGCATCCGGAGAGGTCCCGATGATGCATACCCCTTCCTTTTCAAGGGGAATAGCGAGCTTCAGCGGGGTCTGTCCGCCGTACTGCACGATGACGCCGTCCGGCTTTTCGGTCCGGACGATCTCCAGGACGTGCTCCAGGGTCAGAGGTTCGAAATAGAGACGATCCGATGTGTCGTAATCCGTGCTCACGGTTTCAGGGTTGCAGTTGACCATGATGGTCTCATAGCCGATTTCCTGGAGGGCATAAGAGGCGTGCACGCAGCAGTAATCAAACTCAATCCCCTGCCCGATCCGGTTCGGCCCTCCGCCCAGGATCATGATCTTCTTCCGGCTGCCGGGGTCGGCCTCGCACTCCGATTCATAGGTCGAGTAAAGATAAGGCGTGTGGGCCTCAAATTCAGCCGCGCAGGTATCCACCGTCTTAAACGTTGCATGGATACCCATCTTCTTTCTCATCTCACGGACCAGGCGCTCTTCCCGCCCTCGGAGTTCCCCGATCCTCTGATCGGAAAACCCGTAGGTCTTGGCCTCCCGCAGCAGTGCTTCGAGGTGGGGTTCCTTCCGGAGGCGGTCCTCAAAATCGATGATCTCCTTTATATTGTGCAGAAACCACCGGTCGATCTTCGTGAGGGAATAGATCTCCTCCAGGCCCATCCCCCCCCGGAAGGCCTGCCCGATCATCCAGATCCTGTCGGCATTGGGGACCCTGAGGCCTGAGCGGATCTTGCCGGGGTCCGCATCACGCTCCTCAAACCCGCAGCTGTCGATTTCCATCGAACTCATGGCCTTTTGCAGGGCCTCCTTGAACGTCCTTCCGATGGCCATGGCCTCGCCCACGGACTTCATCTGCGTGGTCAGCGTGGCATCAGCCGCCGGGAATTTCTCAAAGGTAAATCTCGGAAACTTGACCACACAGTAGTCCAGCACGGGCTCAAAAGAGGCCGGGGTCTCCCGGGTGATATCGTTCCGGATCTCATCGAGGGTATAGCCCACGGCAAGCTTGGCCGCGATCTTGGCAATGGGGAACCCGGTCGCCTTGGAGGCCAGGGCCGAGGAACGTGAAACCCTCGGATTCATCTCAATCACCACCAGTTCCCCTGTCTCAGGATGAACCGCGAACTGGACGTTGGACCCTCCGGTTTCCACGCCGATCTCCCGGATGATGGCGATCCCGGCATCCCTCATGATCTGGTATTCCTTGTCGGTCAGGGTCTGCGCCGGGGCCACAGTGATGCTGTCCCCGGTATGGACCCCCATGGGATCGAAATTTTCTATGGAGCAGACGATCACCACATTGTCCTTGCGGTCCCTCATGACTTCCAGCTCGAACTCTTTCCAGCCCAGGACCGACTCCTCGATCAGGATCTGCCGGATCGGGCTGGCATCCAGACCCCATTCCACGTGGGATTCGAACTCTTCCATGTTGTAACAGATATTTCCCCCGGTTCCGCCGAGGGTGAAGGAAGGACGGATGATGTTCGGAAACCCGATCTCATGTGCCGACTCCATGGCCTTTTTCTTGCTGTCCACATAGACACTCTTCGGGAGCGACAGCCCGATCCGCTTCATGGCATCCCTGAACTCCTCGCGGTCCTCGGCCTTGCGTATGGCTTGGATGTCCGCGCCGATGAGCCTGACTCCGTACTGATCCAGGATGCCCGCATTTGAAAGTTCAATGGAAATGTTCAGGGCCGTCTGTCCCCCCATGGTCGGAAGAAGCGCATCGGGCCGCTCCCTCTCGATGATTTTTTTCAGGGTCGAGAGGGTGATCGGCTCAATGTAGGTCCGGTCCGCAAACTCCGGATCAGTCATAATCGTAGCCGGATTGCTGTTGACCAGCACCACCTGAAAGCCTTCCTCCTTCAGGGCCTTGCATGCCTGTACCCCCGAGTAATCGAACTCGCAGGCCTGCCCGATCACGATGGGCCCGGAACCGATCAGGAGGATCTTCTTGATGTCATCTCGTTTAGGCATATAATGAATAGTTCAAAGGGTTCAAGGGTTCAAGGGTTCAAGGGTTCAAGGGTTCAAGGGTTCAAGGGTTCAAGGGTTCAAGGGTTCAAACCGCTTGAACGGCTTGAACGGTTTAAACTTCCCCTTATTAGATCTCCTGGATCCATCCCCGGGTAAGGCCGTACTGCTTCAGCAAGGCCTTGGCCCTGTCATACTCCTCCGGCGTAATCCTGCGGCTGATCACATCCTCCATGTCCGGGGCCTTGTGCGCCGGGAAGTACTGGCTCATCAGGCTGATGGACGTCTCGGGCGATACCTTTTTAGAAATAAACCGCAGGACCTTTTCCG
This window contains:
- a CDS encoding dihydroorotate dehydrogenase B catalytic subunit translates to MNKRRSSSAPDLTVNIGGIRMKNPVITASGTFGYGEEMSEFYDLSSLGGVMVKGLSLNPQPGNPPPRICETPAGMLNAIGLQNIGVRAFIEDKLPLLRRRETRIIANIYGQDCEEYAEVARCLNDAEGVDGIELNISCPNVKKGGMAFGTDPVETRNVVKTVRKACRLPLIVKLSPNVTDISEFARAAEGEGADAVSLINTLLGMAIDIHSRKPKLANIMGGLSGPAIRPVALRMVYQVARAVKIPLIGMGGIMNAEDAVSFLLAGATAVAVGTANFVDPMTPLKVIQGIRDYMIQYGMASMRDLTGVL
- a CDS encoding transcription elongation factor GreA; this encodes MNGKVPMTPAGFAKLKEQLKKLMNEERPRIMRDIEEARAHGDLSENAEYHAAKERQGFIEKRIAELNSKIARAEVIDPTRISTGKISFGSVVTLINVATEKEVTYQIVGEDEAEINDGKISVFSPMARAMIGREIGEEIEVRAPSGIIGYEVLDIRCPKSPSDK
- a CDS encoding carbamoyl phosphate synthase large subunit translates to MPKRDDIKKILLIGSGPIVIGQACEFDYSGVQACKALKEEGFQVVLVNSNPATIMTDPEFADRTYIEPITLSTLKKIIERERPDALLPTMGGQTALNISIELSNAGILDQYGVRLIGADIQAIRKAEDREEFRDAMKRIGLSLPKSVYVDSKKKAMESAHEIGFPNIIRPSFTLGGTGGNICYNMEEFESHVEWGLDASPIRQILIEESVLGWKEFELEVMRDRKDNVVIVCSIENFDPMGVHTGDSITVAPAQTLTDKEYQIMRDAGIAIIREIGVETGGSNVQFAVHPETGELVVIEMNPRVSRSSALASKATGFPIAKIAAKLAVGYTLDEIRNDITRETPASFEPVLDYCVVKFPRFTFEKFPAADATLTTQMKSVGEAMAIGRTFKEALQKAMSSMEIDSCGFEERDADPGKIRSGLRVPNADRIWMIGQAFRGGMGLEEIYSLTKIDRWFLHNIKEIIDFEDRLRKEPHLEALLREAKTYGFSDQRIGELRGREERLVREMRKKMGIHATFKTVDTCAAEFEAHTPYLYSTYESECEADPGSRKKIMILGGGPNRIGQGIEFDYCCVHASYALQEIGYETIMVNCNPETVSTDYDTSDRLYFEPLTLEHVLEIVRTEKPDGVIVQYGGQTPLKLAIPLEKEGVCIIGTSPDAIDRAEDRERFQGLLHNLGLKQPENGTATSLQEALKIAGRIGYPVVVRPSYVLGGRAMMIVYHDEDIRAYMASAVQASSMHPVLIDKFVMDAIEIDVDAVSDGCDVVIGGIMEHIEEAGVHSGDSACSLPPYSLDKGILDEVRRQTMAMAKELKVVGLMNIQFAVHGRDIFVLEVNPRASRTIPFVSKAIGVPLAKLGAKLMAGMKLSELGFTKEREIPYVCVKEAVFPFLKFPGVDTILGPEMKSTGEVMGIDRCFGNAYAKAQIASGTLLPRSGNAFISVRNKDKQPILKTAEKLVRMGFKIIATRGTAGFLQEHGIISEVVNKVVEERPHIVDRMKNHEIDLVINTPTGTAAKLDSYSIRRTALTYSIPYFTTVAGAREAVNGIEAILGGEMNVLPLQEYHQSGGEVKK